From a single Bacillus pseudomycoides DSM 12442 genomic region:
- a CDS encoding LysR family transcriptional regulator — protein sequence MDFEAVQSFIEVKHTRSLSKASKLLHISQPALSKQIQRLEADLGVKLLKRSAQGVELTEAGELFIKRIEPIIEQINDVKGELKEYQEKKKISIGVLPSLAAHYISKCRGTLEQIYEVEWQIEHTKVLMELFRERKIDAMLVDSIVEGAKLVKEVRRENIVCVVSDEHAYKDEHTIQIKDLQHEKLIIYPEICDIRKMIMTMFKGIGVTPTIAVETSYAEPMLAMVRAGLGITLLPKIAVEQAVQDGIRIIHVEPTLTRVVYFISHRKDVSLLQSFQ from the coding sequence ATGGATTTTGAAGCAGTACAATCGTTTATTGAGGTGAAACATACAAGAAGTTTATCGAAAGCGAGTAAACTTCTGCATATTTCGCAGCCAGCCCTCAGTAAACAAATTCAAAGATTAGAGGCGGACTTAGGAGTCAAGTTATTAAAACGGTCTGCACAAGGAGTGGAATTAACAGAGGCTGGGGAGCTATTTATAAAACGGATTGAGCCAATTATAGAACAAATAAATGATGTGAAAGGAGAGTTGAAAGAGTATCAAGAGAAGAAAAAGATTTCAATTGGGGTATTGCCGAGTTTAGCTGCTCATTACATATCAAAATGCAGAGGTACATTAGAACAAATATATGAAGTAGAATGGCAAATTGAACATACGAAAGTGCTAATGGAATTATTTCGGGAGCGAAAGATTGACGCAATGTTAGTTGATTCAATCGTGGAAGGAGCAAAGCTTGTAAAAGAAGTAAGAAGAGAAAATATTGTTTGTGTTGTTTCGGATGAACATGCCTATAAAGATGAACATACGATTCAAATAAAAGATTTGCAGCATGAAAAACTTATTATTTATCCGGAAATTTGCGATATTAGAAAAATGATTATGACAATGTTCAAAGGGATAGGTGTTACGCCTACTATCGCCGTAGAAACATCCTACGCTGAGCCGATGCTTGCGATGGTTCGGGCTGGCCTGGGTATTACGTTGTTGCCAAAAATTGCAGTGGAGCAGGCAGTGCAAGATGGGATTCGTATTATACATGTGGAGCCAACGTTAACGAGAGTGGTTTATTTTATATCCCATAGAAAAGATGTATCTTTATTACAGTCTTTCCAGTAA